In Bacteroidales bacterium, the following are encoded in one genomic region:
- a CDS encoding OmpA family protein: MKVFFQVFVLLVAIQLLQSQDLHTRNRKAIMYYRKGLQHFDEGNWINALDLFSKAIEKSKNFYEAYVMRGNCFEILREFDLAIQDYEKALSIDQNYFPNLYLTTARLYYNIGQYEKALTYYEQFKNINQKSPILARKADEGIEKVKFALSQIANPKPFNPNLLPEAINSNQYAEYMPTLTVDESQIIFTRLLPCNECPKGNKQEDIYTSHLLNGKWQKAYPISPNINSPYYNEGAQTISSDGKFLFFTACNRPDGKGSCDIYMSRWNGKEWSKPRNIKEINSSFWDSQPCLAADGKTLYFVSNRKTNKEGSKHQMDIFVSHLQEDSTWSAPVPLPYPINTDEDELGPYIHPDGITLYFSSRGHIGMGNFDLFLSRKINDSTWEQPINLGYPINTYNDEAFIFVNGAGNKAYFARGSIKDSLMDIYYFELPQEVRPILTTFLKGRIFDKKTHQPVVAYFELIHLEKNEIVAATFSDLKGEFLLALPTGQQYALHITANNYLFYSEHFDLSGVNSASDPYVKDIYLTPIEHEETFVLPNVFFDFDKYELKPESYPELDKLVEFLKKNPSLRIEIQGHTDNVGSREHNMKLSENRAKAVYEYLVSKGIDRNRMSYKGYADLYPIDTNDTPEGRARNRRTQIKIL; the protein is encoded by the coding sequence ATGAAAGTATTTTTTCAAGTTTTTGTTTTATTAGTAGCCATCCAATTATTGCAAAGTCAAGATTTGCATACACGTAATCGTAAGGCAATCATGTATTATCGGAAAGGATTGCAGCATTTTGATGAAGGTAATTGGATAAATGCATTGGATTTATTTTCTAAAGCCATAGAGAAAAGCAAGAATTTTTACGAAGCATACGTCATGCGGGGAAATTGTTTTGAAATTTTGCGTGAATTTGATCTAGCTATTCAAGATTACGAAAAAGCACTATCCATTGATCAAAACTACTTTCCAAATCTTTATCTAACCACAGCTAGATTGTATTATAATATAGGGCAATATGAAAAAGCTCTTACATATTATGAGCAATTTAAAAACATCAATCAAAAATCCCCTATTTTGGCAAGAAAAGCTGATGAAGGCATCGAAAAAGTGAAATTTGCTCTCTCTCAAATAGCAAATCCAAAACCTTTTAATCCCAATCTTTTACCTGAAGCTATCAACTCAAATCAATATGCAGAATATATGCCCACGTTGACAGTAGATGAGTCACAGATAATTTTTACTCGATTGCTCCCATGTAATGAATGTCCTAAAGGTAACAAGCAAGAAGACATTTATACCAGTCATTTGCTCAACGGGAAATGGCAAAAAGCCTATCCTATTAGTCCCAATATTAATTCTCCCTATTATAATGAAGGTGCTCAGACCATATCATCAGATGGCAAGTTTTTGTTTTTCACCGCTTGCAATCGACCTGATGGAAAAGGTTCATGTGACATCTATATGTCTAGATGGAATGGCAAAGAATGGTCAAAACCTCGAAACATCAAAGAAATTAACTCATCTTTTTGGGATTCACAGCCTTGCCTTGCAGCCGATGGCAAAACACTTTATTTTGTATCTAATAGAAAAACGAACAAAGAAGGTTCTAAACATCAAATGGATATTTTTGTATCCCATCTGCAAGAAGATAGCACATGGTCTGCTCCCGTTCCTTTACCCTACCCTATTAACACCGACGAAGATGAATTAGGGCCTTATATACATCCAGATGGAATTACTTTGTACTTTAGTTCACGTGGACACATCGGCATGGGTAATTTTGACTTATTTCTGAGCAGGAAAATAAATGACAGTACGTGGGAACAACCCATAAATCTTGGTTACCCTATCAACACTTATAATGATGAAGCTTTTATTTTTGTCAATGGAGCAGGAAACAAAGCATATTTTGCTCGCGGGTCAATCAAAGACTCATTAATGGATATTTATTACTTTGAGCTTCCTCAAGAGGTTCGACCTATTTTAACAACTTTTTTAAAAGGCAGAATATTTGATAAAAAAACTCATCAACCGGTGGTAGCCTACTTCGAGCTCATTCATCTTGAAAAAAACGAAATAGTTGCTGCTACGTTTTCGGACCTTAAAGGAGAGTTTCTTCTTGCATTACCTACAGGTCAACAATACGCTTTGCATATCACTGCCAACAACTATCTTTTTTATTCCGAGCATTTTGACCTTTCTGGAGTTAACTCTGCTTCTGATCCTTACGTAAAAGATATCTACTTAACTCCTATCGAGCATGAAGAAACTTTCGTTTTACCAAATGTCTTTTTTGATTTTGACAAATATGAATTAAAGCCTGAAAGTTATCCGGAACTTGACAAACTAGTAGAATTCCTCAAAAAAAATCCTTCACTTCGAATTGAAATTCAGGGACATACAGACAATGTTGGATCTCGCGAACATAACATGAAACTATCTGAAAACCGTGCTAAAGCCGTTTATGAATATCTTGTTTCAAAAGGAATCGATAGGAACCGTATGAGTTATAAGGGTTACGCTGACCTTTACCCGATTGACACCAACGACACCCCCGAAGGTAGAGCCCGTAACCGTCGAACCCAAATAAAAATCCTATGA
- a CDS encoding SPFH domain-containing protein, whose protein sequence is MGLFDKIRGEFIDIIEWLDPSEDTIVYRFQRYNNEIKYGAKLVVRETQVAIFINEGQFADVFQPGTYTLETKNLPILSTLQGWKYGFNSPFKAEVYFVNTKQFLDKKWGTKNPIMMRDPELGVVRVRAFGNYSFRITDAVKFLKEVVGTQGDLTTEQVEGQIRDIVLTRFTDYIAEQKIPVLDLAANYNELSGGIHNHLKEEIEEYGILITKFLIENISLPPEVEAILDKKTSMNVIGDMNQYAKFQTANAIGDLAKSGGGGESAAGLGMGMGAGYVMANQMGQMFNQTQTPNPQTPPPVAQYYFVVNGQQNGPYAIDQVSQLIRQGIIKPDTLAWTPGLQNWVPASQIPALSQQFTLQPPPIPPQP, encoded by the coding sequence ATGGGGCTTTTCGACAAGATCAGAGGTGAATTTATAGATATTATTGAATGGTTGGATCCTTCGGAAGATACTATTGTATATCGTTTTCAACGATACAACAACGAAATTAAATATGGAGCAAAATTGGTTGTTCGTGAAACTCAAGTAGCTATTTTCATTAACGAAGGACAGTTTGCTGACGTGTTTCAACCTGGTACGTATACACTGGAAACTAAAAATCTTCCAATTCTTTCGACTTTACAGGGTTGGAAATATGGTTTCAACAGTCCATTCAAAGCTGAAGTTTACTTTGTCAATACAAAACAATTTCTCGATAAGAAATGGGGAACCAAGAATCCTATTATGATGCGGGATCCCGAACTTGGGGTTGTTCGTGTTCGTGCTTTTGGCAATTATTCATTCCGTATAACCGATGCTGTTAAATTTCTAAAGGAGGTGGTTGGAACACAAGGTGATCTTACAACTGAACAGGTAGAAGGTCAGATCAGGGATATTGTATTAACTCGTTTTACAGATTATATTGCTGAACAGAAAATACCTGTCCTAGACTTGGCTGCTAATTATAATGAGTTGTCTGGAGGTATTCATAATCATTTGAAAGAAGAAATCGAAGAATATGGAATTCTTATTACTAAATTTTTGATCGAAAATATTTCCCTCCCGCCCGAAGTAGAAGCCATACTTGATAAAAAAACGAGCATGAATGTCATTGGGGATATGAACCAATATGCTAAATTTCAAACGGCCAATGCTATTGGTGACCTAGCAAAAAGTGGTGGAGGGGGAGAATCAGCTGCAGGCTTAGGCATGGGAATGGGAGCAGGTTATGTAATGGCTAACCAAATGGGTCAAATGTTTAATCAAACGCAGACACCTAACCCTCAAACACCTCCTCCTGTAGCTCAATATTATTTTGTTGTGAATGGTCAACAGAATGGGCCATATGCTATCGACCAGGTTTCACAGCTTATTCGGCAAGGAATTATTAAGCCCGATACACTTGCATGGACGCCTGGCTTACAGAATTGGGTGCCAGCATCTCAAATACCAGCTCTGAGCCAGCAATTCACTTTACAGCCACCGCCCATTCCACCTCAACCTTGA
- a CDS encoding agmatinase family protein — MLFDFNPSNNFSKQAGIFGLPFAYDNARLILIPICWDVTTSYREGSALAPENILDASYQLDLYDPIWGNVWEKGIYLMEIDEEISDVNSIERRKARSIIDFFENEEGELPPRLKKALKEVNDACDQTNSYVFQKVKKVFEDNKIPALVGGDHSISFSSISFLSSHYQNFGILQFDAHADLRKAYMGFSHSHASVMRNVLENNSGIKKLVQVGIRDLCQEEMDFIQTHDEIKTFFMKKIRYEQFTGKTWHVIAQEIVDQLPENIYISFDIDGLDATLCPHTGTPVPGGLLYDEVTYLLDTIVKQGKTIVGFDLVETGYDPINHWDEIVSCRLLYQLCLATLASQKN; from the coding sequence ATGCTCTTTGATTTCAATCCTAGCAACAATTTTAGTAAACAAGCAGGAATTTTTGGACTCCCTTTTGCTTACGACAACGCACGATTAATTCTCATACCCATTTGTTGGGATGTTACTACCTCTTATAGGGAAGGTTCTGCTTTAGCACCTGAAAACATTCTTGATGCTTCTTACCAATTGGATCTATACGACCCAATCTGGGGCAACGTATGGGAAAAAGGAATATATTTGATGGAAATTGATGAAGAAATCAGTGATGTAAACTCCATTGAACGACGAAAAGCTAGAAGTATCATTGATTTCTTCGAAAATGAAGAAGGTGAATTGCCACCTCGCTTGAAAAAAGCATTAAAGGAGGTTAACGATGCTTGTGATCAAACCAATTCCTACGTGTTCCAAAAGGTAAAAAAAGTATTTGAAGATAATAAAATCCCTGCTCTAGTTGGAGGCGATCATAGTATCAGTTTCTCATCTATTTCCTTTCTCTCCTCTCATTACCAAAATTTTGGAATACTTCAATTTGATGCCCATGCCGACTTAAGAAAAGCATACATGGGTTTCTCCCATTCTCATGCTTCAGTAATGAGAAATGTTTTAGAAAATAACTCTGGTATTAAAAAATTGGTACAAGTAGGAATTCGTGATTTATGCCAAGAAGAAATGGATTTTATTCAAACTCACGATGAGATTAAAACTTTTTTCATGAAGAAAATAAGGTATGAACAGTTTACTGGAAAAACTTGGCATGTCATTGCCCAAGAAATTGTCGATCAATTACCTGAAAACATATATATATCTTTTGATATTGATGGTCTAGACGCAACTCTATGTCCACACACAGGCACACCTGTCCCTGGAGGATTGTTGTATGACGAGGTAACCTATCTATTGGACACTATCGTGAAGCAAGGGAAAACGATTGTTGGTTTTGACCTTGTGGAAACTGGTTACGATCCTATTAATCATTGGGATGAAATAGTGTCTTGTAGATTGTTGTACCAATTATGCTTAGCAACCCTTGCCTCTCAAAAGAATTAG
- a CDS encoding bifunctional ADP-heptose synthase encodes MKLQQIFYNKNILVLGDVMIDTYIWGKVERISPEAPVPIVEVERRENRLGGAANVALNIKSLGGNAILASVIGRDDKSQIFLQLLKENELSSLGIIHSSDGRKTTTKFRIIGNNVQMLRVDEESTYDISYHDAKLFLDTIKSIFNTIRIDAVVFQDYDKGVLIPDIIKEVIYLSRQQGIPTLVDPKRKHFFDYQDVTLFKPNFKEFKEALNKPLTKKVEALIHDVLEFRRKQNIGQFLLTLGEDGMLLSYDQNGEVINKHIYSEAKQVADVSGAGDTVIATCALGLASRLDPLTTACLSNLAAGIVCEYVGVVPVPAEKFFLKASEYYGL; translated from the coding sequence ATGAAATTACAACAAATTTTCTACAACAAAAATATTCTTGTTCTTGGTGATGTTATGATAGATACGTATATTTGGGGAAAAGTTGAGCGCATTTCACCAGAGGCTCCAGTTCCCATAGTTGAAGTAGAACGTAGAGAAAACAGACTAGGTGGAGCAGCCAATGTAGCATTAAATATCAAATCCTTAGGTGGAAATGCCATACTTGCCTCTGTTATTGGTAGAGATGACAAATCTCAAATATTTCTACAACTGCTCAAAGAAAATGAATTATCCTCCCTTGGAATTATACATTCATCCGACGGAAGAAAAACCACAACCAAATTTAGAATTATAGGTAATAATGTGCAAATGCTTAGAGTGGATGAAGAGAGTACTTATGATATTTCTTATCACGATGCTAAGCTTTTTCTAGATACGATCAAATCTATTTTCAACACTATTCGAATTGACGCTGTAGTTTTTCAAGATTACGACAAGGGTGTTTTAATACCCGATATCATCAAGGAAGTCATTTATCTTTCAAGGCAACAGGGAATTCCGACCTTGGTAGATCCTAAAAGAAAACATTTTTTTGATTATCAAGACGTCACTCTTTTCAAACCCAATTTTAAAGAGTTTAAAGAAGCGCTAAATAAGCCTCTTACAAAAAAAGTCGAAGCATTAATTCATGATGTTCTCGAATTCAGGAGAAAGCAAAACATTGGTCAATTTCTCCTCACCTTGGGTGAAGATGGAATGCTTCTATCCTACGATCAAAATGGAGAAGTCATCAACAAACACATATATAGCGAAGCCAAGCAGGTAGCGGATGTTTCTGGAGCTGGGGATACGGTAATAGCTACTTGTGCCCTTGGACTTGCTAGTAGACTCGATCCACTCACAACAGCTTGCCTTAGCAATTTAGCTGCCGGTATAGTTTGCGAATACGTGGGCGTGGTGCCCGTCCCCGCTGAAAAATTCTTCCTTAAAGCTTCTGAATATTATGGACTTTGA
- a CDS encoding RNA methyltransferase, with translation MLVNLLKDDFIEWDDFIHYLQSLLTHERVQRMKKVLSQRTNHIVVVLEDIYQGHNASAVLRTCDGYGIQYVYVIENKNVFSPNEEICLGADKWLTIAKFSEQNAIKEVYQNLKKHGYKIVATTLADDAIPLHQIEINQPIAIVFGTEKDGLSNQAIEMADVRTIIPMYGFTRSYNVSVSAAIALEILTQKMIKNGIRRGLPDSEQKKILVHWMLQNFSNPEEILRNYVERVKKYT, from the coding sequence ATGCTCGTCAATCTTCTGAAAGATGATTTTATTGAATGGGATGATTTTATACATTACTTACAATCTTTATTAACACACGAGCGAGTCCAGCGAATGAAAAAGGTTCTTTCACAAAGAACGAATCATATTGTTGTTGTACTTGAAGACATCTATCAAGGTCATAATGCTAGTGCTGTACTGCGAACATGTGATGGTTATGGAATTCAATACGTATACGTAATAGAAAATAAAAATGTATTTTCACCTAATGAAGAAATTTGCCTTGGAGCAGATAAATGGCTTACGATAGCGAAATTCAGTGAACAAAACGCTATCAAAGAAGTTTACCAAAATTTGAAAAAACATGGATACAAAATCGTTGCTACCACACTTGCCGACGATGCCATCCCTCTCCACCAAATTGAAATAAACCAGCCTATCGCCATTGTTTTTGGCACAGAAAAAGACGGACTTAGTAACCAAGCTATCGAAATGGCTGATGTCAGAACAATTATTCCTATGTATGGGTTTACGAGAAGTTATAATGTTTCAGTTTCAGCTGCCATAGCTCTAGAAATATTGACTCAAAAAATGATTAAAAATGGAATACGACGAGGATTGCCTGATTCAGAACAGAAGAAAATTCTTGTTCACTGGATGCTGCAAAACTTTTCAAATCCAGAAGAAATCTTACGTAATTATGTTGAACGTGTAAAAAAATATACATGA
- the pdxH gene encoding pyridoxamine 5'-phosphate oxidase yields the protein MDFEKINHLRREYDGLPIDDDVNCPFVLFDKWFQDAIHAGIDEPNAMSLSTCIDGQPSSRIVLLKQYDQTGFYFFTNYQSRKGQEIENNPKVSLLFYWAQLFRQVRIEGIAQKISDEESNKYFYSRPIDSQVSAMISPQSKEIPSREWLIEQYENYKKLNSSIVRPFHWGGFVVTPQYFEFFQGMENRLHDRVVFVLNEKNWIKKRIAP from the coding sequence ATGGACTTTGAAAAAATCAATCATCTCCGTAGGGAATATGATGGTTTACCTATAGATGACGACGTAAATTGTCCATTTGTTCTTTTCGATAAATGGTTTCAAGATGCAATTCATGCTGGTATAGATGAGCCTAATGCGATGAGCTTATCCACCTGTATTGATGGTCAACCTTCGAGCCGAATCGTTCTCCTCAAACAATACGATCAAACAGGGTTTTATTTCTTTACTAATTATCAAAGTAGAAAGGGCCAGGAAATTGAAAATAACCCAAAGGTCAGTTTACTTTTTTATTGGGCTCAACTTTTTCGACAAGTAAGAATTGAAGGGATAGCTCAAAAAATTTCCGACGAAGAATCGAACAAATATTTTTATTCTCGTCCTATCGATAGTCAAGTTAGTGCTATGATTTCTCCGCAAAGTAAAGAGATACCTTCCCGAGAATGGTTAATTGAACAGTATGAAAATTATAAAAAGTTAAATTCTTCCATTGTTCGTCCCTTTCATTGGGGTGGTTTTGTAGTAACTCCCCAATATTTCGAGTTTTTTCAAGGAATGGAAAACCGACTTCACGACAGAGTCGTATTCGTATTGAACGAGAAAAACTGGATAAAAAAAAGAATTGCTCCGTGA
- a CDS encoding 7-carboxy-7-deazaguanine synthase QueE, whose translation MDRFNGHYLPLIETFKSLQGEGFHTGKAAFFVRLAGCDVACHFCDTPEGLNAELYPFVPIEKIVEESLKAGLKDIIITGGEPLQWNLQPLTALLHQHNFTIYLETSGTEPLTGKFDWICCSPKRKHPIHPEFYQLAHEIKIIVVDQDDLRFALEIQDQFHSDCLLFLQPEWSKKQIVIPQIVSFILTNPRWRLSLQIHKYINIL comes from the coding sequence ATGGATCGGTTCAATGGACACTATTTACCACTTATAGAGACTTTTAAAAGCTTACAGGGAGAAGGCTTTCATACGGGAAAAGCAGCTTTCTTTGTACGTTTAGCAGGATGTGATGTGGCTTGTCATTTTTGTGACACTCCCGAAGGACTAAATGCTGAGTTATACCCTTTCGTACCCATTGAAAAAATTGTTGAAGAATCCCTAAAAGCAGGTCTTAAAGACATCATTATTACTGGAGGAGAACCTCTTCAGTGGAATCTTCAACCTCTTACCGCACTACTTCATCAACATAATTTCACGATTTACTTAGAAACTTCGGGAACTGAACCTCTTACGGGTAAATTCGACTGGATTTGCTGTAGTCCTAAGCGAAAGCATCCCATCCATCCTGAATTTTATCAGCTAGCTCATGAAATTAAAATCATTGTGGTCGACCAAGATGATCTTCGTTTTGCACTCGAAATTCAGGATCAATTTCATTCAGACTGTTTGCTTTTCTTGCAGCCTGAGTGGTCTAAAAAACAAATTGTAATTCCTCAAATAGTTTCATTCATCCTTACGAATCCCAGGTGGAGATTATCATTACAAATACATAAATATATCAACATTCTATGA
- a CDS encoding prolyl oligopeptidase family serine peptidase: MKSFFFMLCGMMCFFTANPQKIEYPSTRMADHYETFFGVEVNDPYRWLEDENSDETRQWIEQQNKITFSFLSSIPFRDKIRERLVQLWNYEKRSLPWRKKDLFFYFKNDGLQNQSVLYIRRGDMGEEKVLLDPNSWSKDGTIALNQTVVSHDAKYLAYSFSHAGSDWQEIKVIDLVNNKELKDHLRGVKFSTIAWYKKGFFYSAYDSKDSLGKYSKKNEYHKVFYHQLGTDQAKDKLIYENRSYPLRNYQLYTDDDGKYFFLTESESTSGNALYFKKASFKKDGSWIKLADGFDYDYDIVEVIGDKLYVLTNENAPNKKLIEIDLKNPDRSAWKTFIPEKPHVIQFVAYAFGKWLVVYLENASSKLYLFNEKGEIQKNIDLGIGSVGGISSEKNNQVAYFSFSSFAVPPRIYSYDVIRDEMKVFWESKVDFRPEDFETYQVFYSSKDGTIIPMFITHKKDLDRNGDHPVLLYGYGGFNISLTPAFRVSIIPFLESGGIYCVPNLRGGGEFGEKWHQGGMRHNKQNVFDDFISAAEFLIKENYTRPERIAIQGGSNGGLLVGACMTQRPDLFRVALPAVGVLDMLRFHKFTIGWAWINEYGSPEKEEDFHYLLKYSPYHNIRPDVEYPATLVTTADHDDRVVPAHSYKFIARLQACQAADNPVLIRIETKAGHGAGKPTSKQIEEATDILSFMMYYLKMEPGW, from the coding sequence ATGAAAAGTTTTTTTTTCATGCTATGTGGGATGATGTGTTTTTTTACTGCAAACCCACAAAAAATTGAATACCCTTCAACCAGGATGGCAGATCATTATGAAACATTTTTTGGTGTCGAGGTGAATGATCCTTATCGTTGGCTAGAAGATGAAAATTCGGATGAAACTCGGCAATGGATTGAGCAACAGAACAAAATTACTTTTTCCTTTCTCTCATCCATACCATTCCGCGATAAAATCAGAGAAAGATTGGTCCAACTTTGGAATTATGAAAAACGTTCTTTACCATGGAGAAAAAAAGACTTGTTTTTTTATTTTAAAAATGATGGTCTTCAGAATCAAAGTGTTCTTTACATCAGAAGAGGTGATATGGGTGAAGAAAAAGTACTATTAGATCCCAATTCTTGGTCGAAAGATGGAACAATTGCTTTAAACCAAACTGTTGTTTCTCACGATGCAAAGTACCTCGCATACAGTTTTTCTCATGCTGGTTCAGATTGGCAAGAAATTAAGGTTATAGATCTCGTAAACAACAAGGAACTTAAAGACCATCTTCGTGGCGTTAAATTCAGCACGATCGCATGGTATAAAAAAGGTTTCTTTTATAGTGCTTATGATAGTAAGGACTCATTAGGAAAGTATTCGAAAAAAAATGAATATCATAAAGTTTTCTATCATCAGCTTGGAACCGATCAAGCTAAAGACAAATTAATATATGAAAATAGATCGTATCCTTTGAGAAATTACCAACTATACACGGATGACGATGGAAAATATTTTTTTCTAACTGAATCGGAATCCACATCAGGTAATGCATTGTATTTTAAAAAGGCGTCATTTAAGAAAGATGGCTCTTGGATAAAGCTTGCTGATGGATTTGATTATGATTACGACATAGTCGAAGTTATAGGAGATAAATTATATGTATTAACCAACGAAAATGCACCAAATAAAAAGCTGATAGAAATAGACCTCAAAAATCCAGATCGTTCAGCATGGAAAACCTTCATACCTGAAAAACCACACGTTATTCAATTCGTAGCTTATGCTTTTGGTAAATGGTTAGTAGTATACCTGGAAAATGCATCGAGTAAATTGTATTTGTTCAATGAAAAAGGGGAAATCCAAAAAAACATTGATTTAGGCATTGGCAGCGTTGGAGGGATAAGTTCTGAAAAAAATAACCAGGTTGCTTATTTTAGCTTTTCGAGTTTTGCTGTTCCGCCAAGGATATATTCATATGATGTGATAAGAGATGAGATGAAGGTATTTTGGGAATCGAAAGTTGATTTTCGTCCCGAAGATTTTGAAACCTACCAAGTTTTTTATTCTTCCAAAGACGGAACCATAATTCCTATGTTTATTACTCACAAGAAGGATCTTGACAGAAATGGTGATCATCCTGTTTTGTTGTACGGTTACGGTGGATTTAATATAAGTTTGACTCCAGCTTTTCGTGTTTCGATTATTCCTTTTCTTGAGTCCGGTGGCATATATTGTGTTCCAAATTTGAGAGGAGGAGGGGAGTTTGGCGAAAAGTGGCATCAGGGAGGCATGAGACACAATAAACAAAATGTATTTGATGATTTTATCAGTGCCGCAGAATTTTTGATAAAAGAAAATTATACAAGACCCGAACGAATTGCTATTCAGGGTGGATCTAATGGTGGGCTACTTGTTGGAGCTTGTATGACACAGCGTCCGGATCTTTTCAGAGTTGCTCTTCCTGCTGTTGGGGTTTTGGATATGTTACGTTTTCACAAGTTTACCATAGGTTGGGCCTGGATTAATGAGTATGGTTCTCCTGAAAAAGAAGAGGATTTTCATTATTTACTCAAATACAGTCCATATCATAACATTAGACCTGATGTCGAATATCCTGCGACACTCGTGACCACAGCCGATCATGACGACAGAGTAGTTCCAGCCCATTCATATAAGTTTATAGCACGACTTCAGGCATGTCAGGCTGCTGATAATCCGGTATTAATTCGTATCGAAACTAAAGCTGGACATGGAGCAGGTAAACCAACTAGCAAGCAAATAGAAGAAGCCACAGATATTCTTAGTTTTATGATGTATTACCTGAAGATGGAGCCAGGATGGTAA
- a CDS encoding ubiquinone/menaquinone biosynthesis methyltransferase, with protein sequence MNTVPIFDKISHRYDTLNHILSFYQDKRWRKKCRKIVSQFPHNKIVDVACGTGDLTLELCKLKSSILAVDPSLEMLKIAQKKFEHHRCCAETILAPAESLPLPDESFDIATCAFGIRNFENYQKGLHEIRRILKNDGVFVIMEFGFPTNTWLKKMYMFYFSKILPKIVELFTPYEKEYMHLKTSVINFPYGERLIPYIEEIGFNLVECKKISAGIVYIYVFRKTTDS encoded by the coding sequence GTGAACACGGTTCCTATATTTGATAAAATTTCTCATAGATATGATACGCTTAACCATATTCTATCATTCTATCAGGATAAGCGTTGGCGTAAAAAATGTAGAAAAATAGTATCTCAATTTCCTCATAATAAAATTGTAGATGTTGCATGCGGAACGGGAGATCTAACCCTTGAACTTTGTAAACTGAAATCATCCATCCTGGCTGTTGATCCTTCTTTGGAAATGTTAAAAATTGCTCAAAAGAAATTTGAACATCACCGATGTTGTGCAGAGACTATTCTGGCACCAGCAGAGTCACTACCTCTACCTGACGAATCGTTCGATATTGCTACTTGTGCGTTCGGAATTCGCAATTTTGAAAATTATCAAAAAGGTCTTCATGAAATTCGCAGAATATTGAAAAATGATGGTGTCTTTGTAATCATGGAATTTGGGTTCCCCACCAACACGTGGCTTAAAAAAATGTACATGTTTTACTTTTCTAAAATTCTTCCCAAAATTGTAGAGCTTTTCACACCATATGAGAAAGAATATATGCATTTAAAAACATCAGTCATTAATTTTCCATATGGAGAAAGACTAATACCGTATATAGAAGAGATTGGTTTTAACTTAGTTGAATGCAAAAAAATTTCAGCAGGTATTGTATATATATATGTCTTTCGTAAAACTACTGATTCATGA
- a CDS encoding nitroreductase family protein, protein MEALKAILEHRSVRKYKPDPIPTDILLSIIEASLRGANTGNMQLYSVVVTTDPQIKEKLLPLHFNQIMVKEAPVLITFCVDIYRFSRWCELSDAEPAFDNFLMFMLATIDATIVAQNCVVLAESFGLGTCYLGTTLYNAQEMAQVLNLPQGVFPLIALTMGYPVELPAKTDRLPSSAVIHQDTYRLPSDDEIKSYFAEKENDPLYQQYVRENNLQNLAQVFTKVRYKEIDNISFSKKLLTALLKMGFMNQ, encoded by the coding sequence ATGGAAGCGTTAAAAGCCATTCTCGAACACCGTTCTGTACGAAAATACAAGCCCGATCCTATTCCAACTGATATTCTCTTATCTATCATTGAGGCATCGTTACGTGGAGCTAACACTGGTAATATGCAGTTATACAGTGTTGTCGTGACCACCGACCCACAGATCAAAGAAAAACTTCTTCCACTTCACTTTAATCAAATCATGGTGAAAGAAGCGCCTGTGTTAATCACTTTCTGCGTTGATATTTACAGATTTTCTCGATGGTGTGAGCTTTCTGATGCCGAGCCAGCTTTTGATAATTTTTTGATGTTTATGTTAGCAACGATTGATGCTACGATTGTAGCTCAAAATTGCGTTGTTCTTGCAGAAAGTTTTGGCCTTGGCACGTGTTACCTGGGGACAACGCTCTACAATGCTCAGGAAATGGCACAGGTCTTAAATCTCCCACAAGGTGTTTTCCCACTGATTGCTCTTACGATGGGATATCCTGTTGAGTTACCAGCCAAAACAGATAGACTACCATCAAGTGCTGTTATTCATCAAGATACTTATCGCTTACCTTCCGATGATGAAATAAAATCTTATTTTGCTGAAAAAGAAAACGACCCACTTTATCAACAGTACGTTAGAGAAAACAACTTACAAAACCTTGCTCAAGTTTTTACCAAGGTTCGATACAAGGAAATCGACAACATATCATTTTCTAAAAAATTGCTCACCGCCTTGCTTAAGATGGGCTTCATGAATCAGTAG